GCGTCAAGAGACCCTGGGCAAGGTTACTCACACGCTGCTCGACAACGTGATCCGTTACACGGATGGCTTTGCCTTTGTTGGtatcatcttcatcggccaCTTGACGAGTCACACAAAGTGCAGCGGTGTGGAAGGGTGCCTGGGGGATAAGCCCGTTGGGAAACGGAATACCAAGAATTCCGGCGACAAAGGTTGTAAGGCCCAGCAGCCAGATGTCCCAGTGGAAACCCGCGGGCTTTCGCAAAGGGAACTCGGTGCCCTGTGCGATCAGAGACGAGACTAGCATGGACGTATCAGCAACtgaaaagggcaaagaaaaaagatgtAGAATTTGACCAAAACCACCAAATGGGACAATGTCCACTGGTACATACCATTGTGATCAAAGTAGAAGAGAATCGTTAGAAGCAAGGCGAAAGGAATGGCCAGGAAGATGTCACCAACACTGATGTCCCAAAAGCGAACCAACCAGGGTCGATCGAGAGTTGGGAAAAACGCCTTACTTGTCGGCAGGGTAGAAACATTCACGTCTCGCATGTGTCCAATGTGGACGAACCCAGTGAAGAAGATAATCGTGAGAGGGGTTCCGTAATCTTCGAGGAACTTGCGAAACCATCGGGAGAAGAGATTACTGTTGCCCAGCTCTCCACAGACCCAGGCAGCCATCAGGACCAGGAGCGCTACCATGATGGCTAGGTATGCCGATGTTTCGCCAGCTTGACCCCATTGACGAGTCAGGACTTGAATTCCCTTCTGGAGGTAGATCAACGCAACGTAAAACCCAAAGATATCACAGGAAAAGCGTGTCACGTAGGTCAGGGCATTACAGGCGTTGGTCACAGCGAGAATCCAGTGCATCACCAATGACCAGCTGCGGAGCGAGTCAGTGTGTGGTCTTGGGGAGCGGGGGAAAATTACTACATACATGCCAATCCAGCACATGAAAGCCAGATAAGGAGTACCTCTTGGTGTGATAATGTCGTAGACAGTGTAATTGAAGACAGTGATCGGACCTAACACCTTATTAGCTGCTTGATCGCTCCGAGGAGACTCGAGGACTCACCAGTGACTCCAACAATGACCAGCGGCTGGGCCGCAAAGACCGAAAATACCACAGCTCCGAGGACAGAGGCGAGCAAGACCTCGTTGACGCCAAAGCTTTGGTTCGTCTTTTCGAACATGTCCAGTGAGAAGGCCAAAGCAGGCAGGATACTAAGGTAGCGGTTAGTGTACAGTGTTGGCCGAATTATGATGACCTTCTGGTATTTATCATAACCTCCAGAGAAGCATTTCACAAGATTGGAACGGGGAAACGAGTGCACGGAACCTACTTTGCAAAGTACATATACACAGTGGCTGGCACGATACGATAATCCCAGGCATCAGTCCAATCACTCCAATAGAACGGAGCTCGGCGCTTGAGATCATTCTTCATGCCACGAAAAAAGTGAATGCGCCACCACTTGGACTCAGAGGGTGATTTCGACGTCGCCGAAGTACGCTGCTCATGTTCAAGTAGCTGCTGTTGGCGTCGCTGCTCAGTCTGATTTTGATGCGAAGCGCTATAAGTTGAATTGCGGGTATTCAAAGACGAGGCCGACTGACGCGACGATACTGCTGAGCCCGGTCTTCCTGAGCGCATAGATGACAGCCGTCGGGGTTGACCAGATGATGGCCTCCGCGGCTGGCTTGATGCGGACGGATGCATGGCCGCGCCCAGAGGTAAGGAGAAATCCTCTGATGGAGGGGGTGGCATTGGCCGTGGACGAAAATGACAACGGCGAGGTGAGGCGCAGGCGAGTCTCCCTTGAACTGGCTTCACACATCCACCTCTCTGGGGGAGTAGGTAGTTTGTAGTACTAAGCGTGGAGACAA
The nucleotide sequence above comes from Penicillium oxalicum strain HP7-1 chromosome II, whole genome shotgun sequence. Encoded proteins:
- a CDS encoding putative transporter, which encodes MCEASSRETRLRLTSPLSFSSTANATPSIRGFLLTSGRGHASVRIKPAAEAIIWSTPTAVIYALRKTGLSSIVAASHQNQTEQRRQQQLLEHEQRTSATSKSPSESKWWRIHFFRGMKNDLKRRAPFYWSDWTDAWDYRIVPATVYMYFANILPALAFSLDMFEKTNQSFGVNEVLLASVLGAVVFSVFAAQPLVIVGVTGPITVFNYTVYDIITPRGTPYLAFMCWIGIWSLVMHWILAVTNACNALTYVTRFSCDIFGFYVALIYLQKGIQVLTRQWGQAGETSAYLAIMVALLVLMAAWVCGELGNSNLFSRWFRKFLEDYGTPLTIIFFTGFVHIGHMRDVNVSTLPTSKAFFPTLDRPWLVRFWDISVGDIFLAIPFALLLTILFYFDHNVSSLIAQGTEFPLRKPAGFHWDIWLLGLTTFVAGILGIPFPNGLIPQAPFHTAALCVTRQVADEDDTNKGKAIRVTDHVVEQRVSNLAQGLLTLGTMTGPLLIVLHLIPQGVMAGLFFIMGVQALQGNGITQKLIFLAQDKDFTPGSNPLKRLERRSAIWAFVLIELIGFGATFAITQTIAAIGFPVIILLLIPVRSFLFPMWFTREELNTLDAPTASPFTMESVGGTHGLSELHDDLAATGGAAVNPSSVGGDGVLGGRPSSSSESAVEDDLERGEVYELQSIIHRRSSHSQAK